From the genome of Sander lucioperca isolate FBNREF2018 chromosome 1, SLUC_FBN_1.2, whole genome shotgun sequence, one region includes:
- the neurog1 gene encoding neurogenin-1, which produces MDSVYSDIDSNSCDFFQHTDDEESRGSPRSSPGSPEPEQPAQPQKKRRRGRGRSEGAVPVVRKNRRVKANDRERNRMHNLNDALDTLREILPAFPDETKLTKIETLRFAHNYIWALSETIRIADLQAGKSDASLLRREAPSPGSDACSWSSCSGSSDSSSPSYCASSPGSPAAADYLPHDALFAFRSFVPGIY; this is translated from the coding sequence ATGGACTCCGTGTACTCCGACATCGACAGCAACAGCTGCGACTTCTTCCAGCACACAGACGACGAGGAGTCCCGCGGCTCCCCGCGCTCGTCCCCGGGCTCCCCGGAGCCCGAGCAGCCCGCGCAGCCGCAGAAGAAGCGGCGTCGCGGCCGCGGACGCAGCGAAGGCGCTGTGCCGGTGGTGAGGAAGAACCGGCGCGTGAAAGCCAACGACCGGGAGAGGAACCGCATGCACAACCTGAACGACGCGCTGGACACGCTGCGCGAGATCCTCCCCGCGTTCCCGGACGAAACCAAACTCACTAAGATCGAGACTCTGCGCTTTGCGCACAACTACATCTGGGCGCTGTCGGAGACCATCCGCATCGCAGACCTGCAGGCCGGGAAGAGCGACGCCTCTCTGCTGCGGAGGGAGGCCCCGAGCCCCGGCAGCGACGCCTGCTCCTGGAGCTCCTGCAGCGGCTCTTCTGACTCTTCCTCCCCGTCCTACTGCGCCTCCAGCCCGGGCAGCCCCGCAGCCGCGGACTACCTGCCGCACGACGCGCTGTTCGCCTTCCGCAGCTTCGTGCCGGGCAtctactga